The genomic DNA gagcccaatggaaatgggtgcaggctgcgctgacaaatgtggcgctggaagtgctattaagcaatccgggtccgccaccgtcatgcgcagatgccggctggtaccagggccagatcaAAATGATTGCGTGCGACGACGAAAGATCGGTCgcactatacaaagctgctatagccaaggtgggagaggtataccccggggcaaaattggtagcagtggacaagaaggacataccatccagaccaagggcaagggtatggattccGGCTACACCAACTCAGCCGGACCAaattatgcagctcataagagcctgcaacccgagccTACCCACTGAAGGGTGGAGGTATGTCAAGACATTTGAGGACAGCGTAGCggaatctggcgtggagaccaaaagggccacgatgcagattctgctgctaTTAACGAAAGAgtccatcgaaccgctggcgaagagtggcggggagataaattacGGGTTCACGAAAGTAAGGATAACGCCttacaagtcggacgccgatgctgcagaccatctggcatcggggaaagagatatgcgaagtagaggaagatcccatggagtcctcgagcgacgcggAAAGCAtggagcaaggtgagtgttcttcttccgggtctgagcttgcggCCAGACTCTCAAGCTTGTATACTGAgaaagagcttttaagcgactctcaggaagacgcagatataacaatagttaatgcgtcttctacaaattaatctccatcatagcaaactagcttcagcagccctaattaaccgcgtggcaatgaaacagcctgaatttgtcctcattcaggagccatgggttaatggggggcgtatttgcggactgaggacgCCGAACTATAAGTTGCTGATGGCTAACTgtgaaggtaaaatcagagcctgcataatggcaaagaaaaaccttaatgtttttatattacataattacagcaacaacgacacagcaacagtaagctgggaaacgggctCAAGCAGTTACCGGCTAGTGTCGTGTTATATGCCGTATGAGCAGgagctggtgccacctctgatggtaaaagaggtggtacgggatagtgaggcatccaagtgcatgacgatacttggatgcgactcaaatGCGCATCACACAATATGGGGCAGCACAGATGTAAACGACAGAAgtgagtgtctctttaattacctactaggtactaagttactggtgtgtaataagggaagcacgccaacatttattacaagaaaccgacaagaagtgctggatatcacacttgtgtcggaagaactaattgacagggtaacccaatggagggttctcgaagaacattccttttcggatcaccgatatatcgaatgtacaataGAGGAAAGGGCCGATAAAGGCATtaacttcaggaatcataggagaacgaactggcaggtgcacatgcaagagctagagaaacgtatccctatgattctaccgtctcagcccaatagcaaggaggatctagatatcctcgttaatcgacacacggaatcgtgccggcaagcactagaggtggcttgtccaataacacgaagcaGGGGTAGAATAAGGCCCCCCTGGTGGTCTCTAGAACTTAAAAAgctacagaaagaatgcagaaagcagttcaatttagcaAAGCACTCCCAAGATGAGTCAGActgggattattattacaacctccttaggtcatacaaaaaggaagtcaggaaagcaaaaagaaattcatggaaatcgttttgcaatgatatcgagaacacggcggaagcgtctcgacttaggaaaataatggcacaatcggtgcatagtatcggatatcttcagaagccagaccgaagttggacggtatccagtgaagagtccttgaggctactaatggatacccacttcccaggcagctctgaaagccatactgcagaatatactcaagacagtggagcagaaatgAGCCCCACTCTCATaaacatagtgtcagaaagcaacgtacgctgggcaataaacagctttaagcccttcaagtcgccgggatCAGACGGtatattcccggctcaattgcAGCAGTCGCAGAATCACATAATGAATTGGCTAATTGCCATCCTTAAAGGGgtgctgcaattaaactatatccctacactttggagggaagtcaaggtaatatacataccaaaggcaggcaaatgctcgcatacaagtccaaaggacttCAGGCCGATTAGCCTCTCCTCTTTCCTTCTAAAAATCCTGGAAAGACttatagaattacatataagaaacaaactgaaaccggaaaagttggctggttcacagcatgcgtattctaaaggaaaatccacagaaacagcactaagctctgtggtggcggagattgaaaaatctctggaagtcaaagaatacactctatttgccttcttagacatagaaggagccttcaataatatccagcctagggccatactgagtgcgcttaaggatctggacatctctgaacctctcaggaaattaattgaacagatgctcttgagcaggtcaataatttcaacgatgggagcgtcaacgatgtgcagatctgtccaaagaggtACGCCTCAAGGAgacgtgttatccccacttctccgggtcctgacaatgaataagttgctggtGGATCTAGagaagaagggggtacatgttgtggcctacgctgacgatgtggcagtatcggtcagaggcaaattcccgaatactctcgcagaccttatgcaaacgatattggacgatataaatcgctgggcagtatcgtgcggattaaatttaaatgctggtaagacagagctcgtattgttcaccagaaaacataatactccagaagttacggcgccaataataaatggttgcagactaacaattggagataaggc from Bactrocera oleae isolate idBacOlea1 chromosome 3, idBacOlea1, whole genome shotgun sequence includes the following:
- the LOC138855972 gene encoding uncharacterized protein; its protein translation is MQDPSKAKYAERRRAAYLLRLVELKPPTKEELTKELQASIDCARAVIPNFKLEPPVKAAKRQRSAEEAKPSAKRPKTKGVTPAKSFAEVARNRIVIGVLDEGDPEGRIPRAQWKWVQAALTNVALEVLLSNPGPPPSCADAGWYQGQIKMIACDDERSVALYKAAIAKVGEVYPGAKLVAVDKKDIPSRPRARVWIPATPTQPDQIMQLIRACNPSLPTEGWRYVKTFEDSVAESGVETKRATMQILLLLTKESIEPLAKSGGEINYGFTKVRITPYKSDADAADHLASGKEICEVEEDPMESSSDAESMEQGECSSSGSELAARLSSLYTEKELLSDSQEDADITIVNASSTN